The Shewanella pealeana ATCC 700345 genome contains the following window.
AACAAGAACTTTTTGATGTCCTAAAAGATTATTTCGCTAGCAAGTCGATTTCGCTTCGCAGTGAAGATTACGAGAACGGCACACTTGAGACCGATTGGATTGAAAGTGAACAGGTCATCGAATCCAGTTTTTGGGGTGGCGATAAAGTTTATAAGCTTAAGCAACGTTACATCTATCATGTCGATGTGCGCCCACATGGTCGCAGTGGTAACTTAACCATAGATCTTATCGAACATGAAGAAAGTTTCGACGGCGATCAGCAAGACATCCTATTAAGTGGTGAAGATAAACGTCGTTATACGATTGATAGATTGAATGACTCTATTAGCTATATCAGCATTGAGCGTGCCAAGGCACTTAAGGCTAAACGTCTTAAGCAAAGCTTAGGTATCGATGTCGATCTGATTGCTCAAGCCGAAGAGCAAGCATATTGGTTGGCAGACGCTAAGTTTAAACGCACTTGGGATCGTCTACGCATTGTATTACCTGAGATGGGTTTTGAGATCATCGATATGGACAGCAATAAAGGGCTGCTTTATATCAATATTACCGATGACTCTGGGTTCTGGAGTTCATTATGGAGCGATAAAGAGTTGCCTATCGAGGCTGGCTCTTACCGTATTGAGCTAAAAGACGGAGCGGATAATAAAACAGAGATCCATCTGTTAAATGCGAAAAATGAACCACTTTCTAGTGAAGTTGTTAGCGCAGTTTATGACGGTTTCTCCGAGTTAATGCAAGAAGATCGTAAGACGCGTTAACACGTGACGAAAAATAAAAAGGAGCCTTAGGCTCCTTTTTTGTTTTCAGCCCTAAACCACTTTCTTCAAAAGGCGGATTCTTTACTATTTACGCAATGAGTATCACTGCTGTGTGTTAACTTTCGACTGTAAGTACTTTCCACTGTAAAACATATTCCACTCTCTCAAGGTACTAATCCCCGCTTTAACCCTATATAAATGCGCTAATTGCGTGAGTGATACCAAAGCTATGAGATTAAGCTGATTTAGAACGCTATTTCACGAGTGTGACTTAAGTGTGTCATTTGTAAGAAAAAGTAAAAGCTATTGATGCTAAGTTATCTCAAGGTAAACTAAACACAATTGGATACCGTAGTCTGTCAGGGCAATCATGAAAAAAATAATAATATTCCTTACTTTGCTTGGTGCCGTCGGCGCCTATTTCTATTTACAACAAGCTCCCAGCGAAAAAGTGAAAAGAGCGCGGCCGACACCGAATGTGGTGATAACTAAGGCGTCGATGCAAGTTATTCGTGATGAGGTCGAGGCGCTCGGTACCAGTAAGGCAAATGAATCGATTACCGTCACTCCAAAAGTAACTGAAGTGGTTACCCAAGTGAACTTTAATGATGGTGAACTGGTTAAGAAAGGCCGATTACTGGTTCAATTGCAGGATCGTGAGCAGCTTGCTCGTGTAACGGTAGCTAAAGTAAAAGTAAAAGATCACCAGCGAGAACTTGAGCGAATTCGTACGCTTGTGACGAGTCAAACTATTGCCGAACTTGAGCGCGATCGCCTACAAACCCTTATCGACACAGCAAAAGCTGAATTAGTTCAAGCAGAGTCAGCCCTAAAAGATAGAAGGATTACTGCTCCATTTTCTGGTTCATTGGGCCTACGTCAAGTGAGTATTGGCGCACTAGTAACCCCTGGCAATGCAATCACGACCTTAGATGATATCTCAGTGATCAAATTGGACTTTTCCGTACCCGAACGCTTCTTACAGGCTCTAGCATTAGGAAAAACCGTCGAAGCGACCGCTGTGGCATTCGACGGGGAGATATTTAACGGCAAAGTCGTTTCTATCGATAGTCGAATAAATCCAAAGACTCGCGCAGTTATCGTCAGAGCGGAGATCCCCAATCCAAAGCAAAGATTGCTACCCGGAATGTTGATGAAGGTGAAGTTGATCAAAACCAGTAGAGATGCGCTCATCCTCCCTGAATCAGCCATCATTCCAATCCAAGACAGGCATTATGTCTATTTGGTGAATGAAGAAGGTGTGATAGAGCAAAAGCAGGTCTCTTTAGGTTTACGCAAACGTGGTTGGGTCGAAATCTTGGATGGCGTAATGTTGAATGATCAAATCGTAATTCGTGGTTTATTGAAAGTCCGTCCAGGGGACAAAGTAAAAGTGACCCTAAGTGAGCGCTTTAGCTTTCTTAAGCAAGCGAGTGTGGAGCCAGTGGCATGATCCTAACTGATATTTCGGTTAAGCGACCGGTCTTCGCTTCAGTCATCAGTATTCTGCTCATCATATTTGGCCTAGTAGCCTTTGAAAAGCTGCCGTTGAGAGAGTACCCCAATATCGACCCTCCTGTGGTTTCAATTCAAACTAATTACCGCGGTGCCAGTGCCGCAGTCGTTGAAAGCCGTATCACTCAGCTAGTAGAAGATCGGATCAGTGGCGTTGAGGGGATTAAGCACATCAGTTCATCGAGCAGTGATGGCCGCTCAAATGTAACCCTAGAATTCGATGTTGGGCGAGACATTGAAGCCGCAGCTAACGATGTGCGTGATAGAGTATCGGGCTTACTCAACAACCTTCCAGAAGAGGCTGAACCACCAGAAGTTCAAAAGGCCAATGGTGGAGACGAAGTGATCATGTGGTTAAATCTGGTATCGGATCAGATGACAACTTTGCAATTGACTGATTACGCCAGACGTTACTTGATTGATCGCTTTTCTGTTATAGATGGTGTGGCTAACATGCGCCTCGGTGGCGGTAAAGTTTATGCAATGCGAGTGTGGATTGACAGGCAGGCGCTTGCGGCGAGAAATTTAACCGTTGCCGATATTGAAGCGGCACTTCGCTCAGAAAACGTCGAGCTGCCAGCAGGTAGCGTTGAATCGAAAGAGCGCCACTTTACTGTACGCTTAGAGCGAAGTTTTAAGACTTCCGATGATTTTGCTAACTTGGTATTGGTTGAGGGCGAAGATGGTTACCTCGTCAAACTTGGCGATGTGGCAAAGGTGGAAATAGGCTCTGAAGAGGAGCGTATTACCTTTAGGGGTAACCGCGAAGCTATGATTGGCTTAGGAGTCTCTAAGCAATCGACGGCGAACACCTTAGACGTCGCAAGAGCCGCCAATAAATTGGTCGACCAAATTAATCCAACCCTACCAGCAGGTATGGAGATAAAGCGTTCTTACGACAGCTCGGTATTTATCGAGGCGTCAGTTAAAGAGGTATACCAAACCCTGTTCATTGCGATGTTTTTAGTCATAGTCGTAATTTATCTGTTTCTTGGTAGCGTGCGCGCCATGTTAATTCCAGCATTAACGGTTCCAGTATCCTTAATGGCGACATTCATTGTGCTGTTTGCCCTAGGCTATACCATTAACTTACTCACTCTATTGGCGATGATCTTGGCTATCGGTATGGTCGTCGACGATGCGATTGTGGTGCTTGAAAACATCCACAGACGAATAGAGGAGGGGGATTCGCCATTGAAGGCGGCTTATCTCGGCGCCAGAGAGGTGGCATTTGCTGTGGTCGCAACCACCTTAGTATTGGTAGCCGTTTTTATGCCTATTACTTTCTTGGAAGGTGATTTAGGTAAGCTCTTTAAAGAGTTTGCCGTTGCCATGAGCGCAGCAGTGATTTTCTCAAGCATTGTGGCATTAACACTCAGTCCTATGATGTGTTCAAAAGTACTTAAGCCGTCTACTGAAGATCCTTGGTTGGTACGTAAGATTGATTCGGGAATGGATAAGCTATCGGGCTATTACCGCTCAACTTTAACGAGCGCGATGCGCCATCCATTTTTAGTCTCTTCGTTAATCTTAGTGGCATTAGTGTGCAGTGCTTTTCTGGCTAAAGAGGTGCCTCAGGAGTTCGCCCCAAGAGAAGATAGGGGCTCTATGTTCCTGATTGTAAATGGCCCTCAGGGGGCAAGCTTTGAATACATTGAGTCCTATATGGATGAAATTGAGAATCGCTTAATGCCATTGGTTGAGGCTGGCGAGATAAAGCGTCTGTTGATCCGTGCACCTCGTGGTTTCGGCCGCAGTGCAAACTTCTCTAACGGTATGGCAATTATTGTGTTGGAAGATTGGGCGGTGAGGCGCAGCGCTTTTGAGATCATCGGTGATATAAGGGGGCGGCTATCAGACTTGGCTGGCGTTCGAGCATTTCCAGTTATGCGTCAAGCATTTGGCCGCGGAGTTGGCAAGCCTGTGCAGTTTGTATTAGGTGGCCCAAGTTATGAAGAGTTAGCAAGATGGCGCGATATTATCATCGAAAAGGCCAAAGAGAACCCCAATCTTGTGGGCTTAGATCATGATTATAATGAGACCAAACCGCAGCTTAGAGTGGTGATAGATAAAGACAGAGCAGCCAGCCTAGGTGTCTCTATTTCACATATTGGTCGTACGCTAGAGTCGATGCTAGGCTCTCGTTTGGTCACAACCTTTATGAGAGATGGTGAAGAGTACGATGTGATTATTGAAGGTAATCGAGATAATCAAAATACGGCTAATGATTTAGAGAACATCTATGTGCGGTCGGAGAGAAGTAAGGAGCTCATCCCTTTATCTAACCTTATTTCTATTGAGGAGTTTGCAGACGCGAGCCAGCTCAACCGATACAACCGTATGCGAGCTATCACGATTGAAGCAAACCTCGCCGACGGATACAGCTTAGGCGAAGCATTAGATTACTTGAATGATTTGACCCATGAATACCTGCCTGCGGAGGCAATAGTCAGTTATAAGGGCCAATCACTGGATTATCAAGACTCAGGTAATTCGATGTACTTTGTGTTTATTTTAGCGCTTGGGATTGTTTTTTTAGTGTTAGCTGCGCAGTTTGAAAGCTATGTTCACCCGCTAGTTATCATGCTTACGGTGCCTTTAGCGACAATGGGAGCCTTAATTGGTTTATGGTTAACGGATCAAAGCTTGAATATCTACAGTCAGATAGGGATTATCATGCTGGTGGGGTTAGCTGCTAAGAATGGTATCTTGATTGTTGAATTCGCTAACCAGTTAAGAGATAAAGGGGTTGAGTTTCAGCAAGCAATTATCCAAGCGTCGAGCCAGAGACTCAGACCTATCTTGATGACGGGTATTACAACTGCAGCTGGAGCCGTTCCTTTAGTGCTTTCTGAAGGGGCGGGCGCAGAAACCCGTTTCGTTATTGGTGTCGTCGTGCTGTCAGGGATCACCTTGGCCACCTTCTTCACTCTACTGGTTATTCCAGTCGCTTATTCTTTGTTAGCCAGAAATACCGGCTCGCCACAGGCGATAGCCAAACAGCTAGAGCAAGAGTTAAAAGATGAGGTTGTTACTTAACTAGCAATGGATGTAAAAGTAAAAAGGCGCAGACAGCGCCTTTTTTATGGATGATTCACTGAGTTCTTATGACTTATCAGTGTCAGTCTTGTCGTCGTGACTCGATGGACTTTCAGCTTGGTTATCGGTATTGCTAGCATCTTCACCGCTTGGAGCTTTAGCATCCTTTGCAGATTGTTTTTTACCGTGATCATGCTTACCAAACTGTGTCATCTTGTGTTTTGCACTGTACTTTAATACCGCAAGATTACTGGCAATCACTCCGATCACTAATAAAATCAATAAACCGACTTCAAGATCTGACATCATTCATCCTCAATTAGTCAACGGTAAGTCTTGCTTCGCAGATTCGAATATCTTCAGGAGTATCAACTTCTGGGAAATCAAATGCGCTGATTGCAACTTTGATTTTGTAGCCGTACTCAAGCGCTCGAAGTTGTTCCAACTTCTCTAACTC
Protein-coding sequences here:
- the bamC gene encoding outer membrane protein assembly factor BamC: MLKQISPLILVAAVTACSTPIDRRQANDTDQNYQDLTVEPQLVIPEGLHKPTYSKEYDIPAVGSKADASLVGKSLDIRPPLQVLPMAEGTRVEDGTDNIKIVVESIDNDIDLKQELFDVLKDYFASKSISLRSEDYENGTLETDWIESEQVIESSFWGGDKVYKLKQRYIYHVDVRPHGRSGNLTIDLIEHEESFDGDQQDILLSGEDKRRYTIDRLNDSISYISIERAKALKAKRLKQSLGIDVDLIAQAEEQAYWLADAKFKRTWDRLRIVLPEMGFEIIDMDSNKGLLYINITDDSGFWSSLWSDKELPIEAGSYRIELKDGADNKTEIHLLNAKNEPLSSEVVSAVYDGFSELMQEDRKTR
- a CDS encoding efflux RND transporter periplasmic adaptor subunit; its protein translation is MKKIIIFLTLLGAVGAYFYLQQAPSEKVKRARPTPNVVITKASMQVIRDEVEALGTSKANESITVTPKVTEVVTQVNFNDGELVKKGRLLVQLQDREQLARVTVAKVKVKDHQRELERIRTLVTSQTIAELERDRLQTLIDTAKAELVQAESALKDRRITAPFSGSLGLRQVSIGALVTPGNAITTLDDISVIKLDFSVPERFLQALALGKTVEATAVAFDGEIFNGKVVSIDSRINPKTRAVIVRAEIPNPKQRLLPGMLMKVKLIKTSRDALILPESAIIPIQDRHYVYLVNEEGVIEQKQVSLGLRKRGWVEILDGVMLNDQIVIRGLLKVRPGDKVKVTLSERFSFLKQASVEPVA
- a CDS encoding efflux RND transporter permease subunit encodes the protein MILTDISVKRPVFASVISILLIIFGLVAFEKLPLREYPNIDPPVVSIQTNYRGASAAVVESRITQLVEDRISGVEGIKHISSSSSDGRSNVTLEFDVGRDIEAAANDVRDRVSGLLNNLPEEAEPPEVQKANGGDEVIMWLNLVSDQMTTLQLTDYARRYLIDRFSVIDGVANMRLGGGKVYAMRVWIDRQALAARNLTVADIEAALRSENVELPAGSVESKERHFTVRLERSFKTSDDFANLVLVEGEDGYLVKLGDVAKVEIGSEEERITFRGNREAMIGLGVSKQSTANTLDVARAANKLVDQINPTLPAGMEIKRSYDSSVFIEASVKEVYQTLFIAMFLVIVVIYLFLGSVRAMLIPALTVPVSLMATFIVLFALGYTINLLTLLAMILAIGMVVDDAIVVLENIHRRIEEGDSPLKAAYLGAREVAFAVVATTLVLVAVFMPITFLEGDLGKLFKEFAVAMSAAVIFSSIVALTLSPMMCSKVLKPSTEDPWLVRKIDSGMDKLSGYYRSTLTSAMRHPFLVSSLILVALVCSAFLAKEVPQEFAPREDRGSMFLIVNGPQGASFEYIESYMDEIENRLMPLVEAGEIKRLLIRAPRGFGRSANFSNGMAIIVLEDWAVRRSAFEIIGDIRGRLSDLAGVRAFPVMRQAFGRGVGKPVQFVLGGPSYEELARWRDIIIEKAKENPNLVGLDHDYNETKPQLRVVIDKDRAASLGVSISHIGRTLESMLGSRLVTTFMRDGEEYDVIIEGNRDNQNTANDLENIYVRSERSKELIPLSNLISIEEFADASQLNRYNRMRAITIEANLADGYSLGEALDYLNDLTHEYLPAEAIVSYKGQSLDYQDSGNSMYFVFILALGIVFLVLAAQFESYVHPLVIMLTVPLATMGALIGLWLTDQSLNIYSQIGIIMLVGLAAKNGILIVEFANQLRDKGVEFQQAIIQASSQRLRPILMTGITTAAGAVPLVLSEGAGAETRFVIGVVVLSGITLATFFTLLVIPVAYSLLARNTGSPQAIAKQLEQELKDEVVT
- a CDS encoding DUF2897 family protein — its product is MSDLEVGLLILLVIGVIASNLAVLKYSAKHKMTQFGKHDHGKKQSAKDAKAPSGEDASNTDNQAESPSSHDDKTDTDKS